From a single Micromonospora carbonacea genomic region:
- a CDS encoding ROK family transcriptional regulator produces MWHCQGVTRPAPVPGAVRQGSLRELNLAVVLGRIAAAPRPPSRADVAASTGLTRATVSAVVDDLIAGRLVAESDPAPRNGAGRPARGLVLAGSGPAGLGLEINVDYLAACVVDLAGEVRHHTVRRADLRPVSPADALARLVALAAEARADAERQGLDLAGVALAVPGLVGDAGLVRLAPNLGWRDVAVPELLAGHPPLAGPVPGVPPLVVDNEANLAAVGELHADPTGPASFLHVSGEVGIGAGIVLDGALFRGVRGWSGEIGHIPVQPQGRPCRCGGRGCLEQYAGQEAVLAAAGLDRADLPADTAAARLADLAAAGHPAALAALAEAGQALGVAVAGVVNLLDLDTVVLGGGYALLTPWLRPAVLAEVSRRVLTAGWAPVTVRPSTLGPEAAVVGAAGSVVRRIVAEPVGWLTRQS; encoded by the coding sequence ATGTGGCACTGTCAAGGGGTGACCCGCCCCGCCCCTGTCCCCGGGGCGGTCCGCCAGGGCAGCCTGCGCGAGCTGAACCTCGCCGTGGTGCTCGGCCGGATCGCCGCCGCGCCCCGCCCACCGTCGCGGGCCGACGTGGCCGCCTCGACCGGCCTGACCCGGGCCACCGTCTCGGCCGTCGTCGACGACCTCATCGCCGGCCGGCTGGTCGCCGAGTCGGATCCCGCGCCGCGCAACGGGGCGGGCCGTCCGGCGCGCGGGCTGGTGCTCGCCGGGTCGGGTCCCGCCGGCCTCGGGCTGGAGATCAACGTCGACTACCTGGCCGCCTGCGTGGTCGACCTGGCCGGCGAGGTCCGGCACCACACCGTGCGCCGGGCCGACCTGCGCCCGGTCTCCCCCGCCGACGCCCTCGCCCGGCTCGTCGCCCTGGCCGCCGAGGCGCGGGCCGACGCCGAGCGGCAGGGCCTCGACCTGGCCGGGGTGGCCCTCGCCGTGCCCGGCCTGGTCGGCGACGCCGGGCTGGTCCGGCTCGCCCCCAACCTGGGCTGGCGCGACGTGGCCGTCCCCGAGCTGCTCGCCGGCCACCCGCCGCTGGCCGGGCCGGTGCCCGGGGTCCCGCCGCTGGTCGTCGACAACGAGGCCAACCTGGCCGCCGTGGGCGAGCTGCACGCCGACCCGACCGGGCCGGCGAGCTTCCTGCACGTCTCCGGCGAGGTGGGCATCGGCGCCGGGATCGTCCTCGACGGCGCGCTGTTCCGGGGGGTCCGCGGATGGAGCGGCGAGATCGGTCACATCCCCGTGCAGCCGCAGGGGCGGCCCTGCCGCTGCGGCGGCCGGGGCTGCCTGGAGCAGTACGCGGGCCAGGAGGCCGTGCTCGCCGCCGCCGGGCTGGACCGGGCGGACCTGCCGGCGGACACCGCCGCCGCGCGGCTGGCCGACCTCGCCGCCGCCGGCCACCCCGCCGCCCTGGCCGCGCTGGCCGAGGCGGGGCAGGCCCTCGGGGTCGCGGTGGCGGGCGTGGTGAACCTGCTGGACCTGGACACCGTGGTCCTCGGGGGCGGCTACGCGCTGCTCACCCCCTGGCTGCGGCCGGCGGTGCTGGCCGAGGTGTCCCGGCGGGTGCTCACCGCCGGCTGGGCGCCGGTCACCGTACGCCCGTCGACGCTCG